The proteins below come from a single Desulfovibrio sp. genomic window:
- a CDS encoding phage tail assembly chaperone, protein MPTFVSPEGNFEVWTDRPEGYVTVNEWKAKQPAAPTPTNEELFLVLRTVRDARLNATDKYLLADYPISESNLALIKTYRTALRNLPDQPGAPWDGGGEATPWPQIPVF, encoded by the coding sequence ATGCCTACTTTTGTAAGTCCAGAAGGTAATTTTGAAGTTTGGACAGATCGTCCAGAAGGATATGTGACCGTTAATGAGTGGAAAGCAAAGCAACCAGCTGCACCAACTCCTACAAACGAGGAGCTTTTCTTAGTCTTACGCACAGTACGTGATGCACGCCTTAACGCAACAGATAAGTACCTTCTGGCTGACTACCCTATCAGCGAAAGTAATCTTGCGCTGATCAAGACATACCGCACCGCTCTGCGTAACTTACCCGACCAGCCCGGCGCTCCCTGGGACGGCGGCGGTGAAGCTACACCATGGCCCCAGATCCCTGTTTTCTAG
- a CDS encoding DUF6682 family protein yields MRAAEVLRLVSGALQDLEPGLESRWPWEGGDDGRIGLLDFLNESMRVVVMQRPDAFAITEPIRLEPGMRQRMPSKKRNSASRNAATLIELVRNLGQDGDTPGQAIVSAQPSLLLAWADATRAARSVENFAYDRLTNPNIYYVYPAVCEDADVWVEATYSAAPEAITSPEQEIGLPEGYAAALKHHILASILSGDNESSNASKASLHLQLYAQILGIKLQVDAGWPKAKSTAPAAGA; encoded by the coding sequence ATGCGCGCCGCCGAGGTATTGCGCTTGGTTTCTGGCGCGCTGCAAGACCTCGAACCGGGCCTCGAATCAAGATGGCCTTGGGAAGGTGGAGACGACGGACGTATTGGACTCCTTGATTTCCTCAACGAGTCCATGCGTGTTGTCGTCATGCAACGCCCAGACGCCTTTGCGATTACAGAGCCTATCCGGCTCGAGCCTGGTATGCGGCAACGCATGCCGAGCAAAAAGCGCAACTCGGCATCGCGCAACGCTGCAACGCTTATTGAGCTTGTGCGCAATCTTGGACAGGACGGGGACACCCCTGGACAGGCCATTGTGTCTGCGCAGCCATCCCTGCTGCTGGCATGGGCTGATGCCACACGCGCTGCGCGCAGTGTGGAAAATTTCGCCTATGACCGTCTCACTAACCCCAACATTTACTACGTCTACCCAGCCGTGTGCGAAGACGCTGACGTGTGGGTCGAAGCCACATACAGCGCGGCCCCGGAAGCCATAACCAGCCCAGAGCAGGAGATTGGTTTGCCAGAAGGCTACGCAGCGGCGCTGAAACACCATATTCTGGCGAGTATTTTGTCTGGGGATAACGAAAGCAGCAACGCCAGCAAGGCATCCCTCCACCTGCAGCTCTATGCACAGATCCTCGGGATCAAGTTGCAGGTGGATGCCGGATGGCCCAAGGCAAAATCAACCGCTCCTGCGGCAGGTGCATGA